A single region of the Pseudomonas sp. B21-023 genome encodes:
- the rimM gene encoding ribosome maturation factor RimM (Essential for efficient processing of 16S rRNA), which yields MNATPEKADDLIVVGKIFSVHGVRGEVKVYSFTDPIENLLDYPRWTLRHEGKVKQVELVSGRGSQKGLVVKLKGLEDRDEARLLSGYEICIARSLLPNLAADEYYWYQLEGLKVINQDEQLFGTIDHLLETGANDVMVVKPCTGSLDDRERLLPYTEQCVLAIDLQAGVMRVEWDADF from the coding sequence ATGAACGCGACGCCAGAAAAGGCTGATGACCTCATCGTCGTTGGCAAGATTTTTTCGGTTCACGGCGTTCGCGGCGAGGTGAAGGTGTACTCCTTTACCGATCCGATTGAAAACCTGTTGGATTATCCGCGCTGGACGCTTAGGCACGAAGGCAAGGTAAAGCAGGTCGAGCTGGTCAGCGGTCGTGGCTCCCAAAAGGGCCTGGTCGTGAAATTGAAAGGCCTCGAGGATCGTGACGAAGCCCGTCTTCTGAGCGGTTACGAAATCTGCATCGCGCGGAGCCTTTTGCCCAACCTGGCAGCCGACGAGTACTACTGGTACCAGTTGGAAGGCCTGAAGGTCATCAATCAGGACGAACAGCTGTTCGGCACGATCGATCACCTGTTGGAGACCGGTGCGAACGATGTAATGGTGGTCAAGCCTTGCACAGGCAGCCTGGATGATCGCGAGCGTCTGTTGCCCTATACGGAGCAATGTGTGCTGGCAATCGACCTGCAGGCCGGTGTGATGCGAGTCGAATGGGACGCGGATTTCTAG
- a CDS encoding thioredoxin fold domain-containing protein, translated as MRVTQIFAAAALALASTFAVAAATDGNAGAEQAIRKSLQNLQLEVPIESVASSPLNGLYEVKLQGGRVLYASADGQFVMQGYLFQIQDGKPVNLTEKTERQGIAKLINGIPAGEMVVYPAKGDTKSHITVFTDTTCPYCHKLHAEVPELNRRGIEVRYVAFPRQGLGSPGDEQLQAVWCSSDRRAALDKMVDGKEIKAAKCANPVSKQFQLGQSIGVNGTPAIVLQNGQVIPGYQPAPQVAKLALAESK; from the coding sequence ATGCGCGTGACCCAGATTTTCGCCGCCGCCGCCTTGGCGCTGGCCAGTACCTTTGCCGTTGCCGCGGCTACCGATGGCAATGCCGGTGCCGAGCAGGCGATCCGCAAATCGTTGCAGAACCTCCAGTTGGAGGTGCCGATCGAAAGCGTTGCCAGCAGTCCGCTCAACGGCCTGTACGAGGTCAAGCTGCAAGGCGGCCGCGTGCTGTACGCCAGCGCCGACGGCCAGTTCGTCATGCAGGGCTACCTGTTCCAGATCCAGGACGGCAAGCCGGTCAACCTTACCGAGAAGACCGAGCGCCAGGGCATCGCCAAATTGATCAACGGTATTCCGGCCGGCGAGATGGTGGTCTACCCGGCCAAGGGCGATACCAAGTCGCACATCACCGTGTTCACCGACACCACCTGCCCGTACTGCCACAAGCTGCACGCCGAGGTGCCGGAGCTCAACCGCCGCGGTATCGAAGTGCGTTACGTCGCCTTCCCGCGCCAGGGCCTGGGTTCGCCGGGCGACGAGCAGTTGCAGGCCGTCTGGTGCTCCAGCGACCGTCGCGCGGCGCTGGACAAGATGGTCGATGGCAAAGAGATCAAGGCTGCCAAGTGCGCCAACCCGGTCAGCAAGCAGTTCCAGCTGGGCCAGTCGATTGGTGTAAATGGCACGCCGGCGATCGTTCTACAGAATGGCCAGGTGATTCCGGGCTATCAGCCGGCACCGCAAGTGGCCAAGCTGGCCCTGGCCGAGAGCAAGTAA
- the ffh gene encoding signal recognition particle protein: protein MFENLTDRLSQTLRHVTGKAKLTEDNIKDTLREVRMALLEADVALPVVKDFVNSIKERAVGTEVSRSLTPGQAFVKIVQAELESLMGAANEELTLNAAPPAVVLMAGLQGAGKTTTAGKLARHLKERKKKSVMVVSADVYRPAAIKQLETLANDIGVTFFPSDISQKPVAIAEAAIREAKLKFIDVVIVDTAGRLHVDADMMDEIKALHAAVKPIETLFVVDAMTGQDAASTAKAFGDALPLTGVVLTKVDGDARGGAALSVRAITGKPIKFIGMGEKTEALEPFHPDRIASRILGMGDVLSLIEQAEQNIDKEKADKLAKKLKKGKGFDLEDFRDQLQQMKNMGGLGGLMDKLPSIGGVNLSQMGNAQGAAEKQFKQMEAIINSMTPAERRDPDLISGSRKRRIALGSGTQVQDIGRLIKQHKQMQKMMKKFSAKGGMAKMMRGLGGMLPGGGMPKM from the coding sequence ATGTTCGAAAACCTGACCGACCGCCTGTCACAGACGCTGCGCCATGTCACCGGCAAGGCCAAGCTGACCGAAGACAACATCAAGGACACGCTGCGCGAAGTGCGCATGGCCCTGCTCGAAGCCGACGTCGCCCTGCCGGTGGTCAAGGATTTTGTCAACAGCATCAAGGAGCGTGCGGTCGGCACCGAAGTGTCGCGCAGCCTGACCCCGGGCCAGGCGTTCGTGAAGATCGTCCAGGCCGAGCTGGAAAGCCTCATGGGGGCGGCCAACGAAGAGCTGACCCTCAACGCCGCCCCGCCGGCCGTGGTGCTGATGGCCGGCCTGCAGGGCGCGGGCAAGACCACCACCGCCGGCAAGCTGGCGCGCCACCTGAAAGAACGCAAGAAGAAGAGCGTGATGGTGGTGTCCGCCGACGTCTACCGTCCGGCGGCGATCAAGCAGCTCGAGACGCTGGCCAATGATATCGGCGTGACCTTCTTCCCGTCCGACATCAGTCAGAAGCCGGTGGCCATCGCCGAAGCGGCGATCCGCGAGGCCAAGCTCAAGTTCATCGACGTGGTGATCGTCGATACTGCGGGTCGTCTGCACGTCGACGCCGACATGATGGACGAGATCAAGGCCCTGCACGCCGCGGTCAAGCCGATCGAAACCCTGTTCGTGGTCGACGCCATGACCGGCCAGGATGCCGCCAGCACGGCCAAGGCCTTTGGCGATGCGCTGCCGCTGACCGGCGTGGTGCTGACCAAGGTCGACGGTGACGCCCGTGGCGGTGCCGCCCTGTCGGTGCGCGCCATTACCGGCAAGCCGATCAAGTTCATCGGTATGGGCGAGAAGACCGAAGCCCTCGAGCCGTTCCACCCCGACCGGATCGCTTCGCGCATCCTTGGCATGGGTGACGTGCTTAGCCTGATCGAGCAGGCCGAGCAGAACATCGACAAGGAAAAGGCCGACAAACTGGCCAAGAAGTTGAAGAAGGGCAAGGGCTTCGACCTCGAAGACTTCCGCGATCAACTGCAACAGATGAAGAACATGGGCGGCCTTGGCGGCCTCATGGACAAACTGCCGAGCATCGGTGGCGTCAACCTGTCGCAGATGGGCAACGCCCAGGGCGCGGCCGAGAAGCAGTTCAAGCAGATGGAAGCGATCATCAATTCCATGACCCCTGCCGAACGCCGCGACCCTGACCTGATCAGCGGTTCGCGCAAGCGCCGCATTGCCCTCGGTTCCGGCACCCAGGTGCAGGACATCGGCCGGCTGATCAAGCAGCACAAGCAGATGCAGAAGATGATGAAGAAATTCTCCGCCAAGGGCGGCATGGCCAAGATGATGCGCGGCCTTGGTGGGATGCTGCCGGGTGGCGGCATGCCCAAGATGTAA
- a CDS encoding acyl-CoA thioesterase: protein MTTRDQEIQRRTELSVTRVTKAVFPSTTNHHNTLFGGTALAWMDEVSFIAATRFCRLPLVTVSTDRIDFKHPIPAGSIVELVGTVIKVGNTSLQVQVDVFVENMYLDGRERAIHGVFSFVAIDEDKRPVPVLPLA, encoded by the coding sequence ATGACAACCCGAGACCAGGAAATCCAGCGCCGTACCGAACTGTCGGTGACCCGCGTGACCAAGGCGGTGTTCCCCAGCACCACCAACCACCACAACACCCTGTTCGGTGGCACGGCCCTGGCGTGGATGGACGAAGTTTCGTTCATCGCCGCCACCCGTTTCTGCCGGCTGCCGCTGGTGACCGTGTCCACCGACCGCATCGACTTCAAGCACCCGATCCCGGCAGGCTCGATCGTCGAGCTGGTGGGGACGGTGATCAAGGTTGGTAACACCAGTCTGCAGGTGCAGGTGGATGTGTTCGTCGAGAACATGTACCTCGATGGGCGCGAGCGGGCGATCCATGGCGTGTTCAGCTTCGTCGCCATCGACGAGGACAAGCGTCCGGTGCCGGTGCTGCCGTTGGCCTGA
- a CDS encoding homoserine dehydrogenase, producing MKPVKVGICGLGTVGGGTFNVLQRNAEEIARRAGRGIEVAQIAMRSQNPNCQITGTPITADVFEVASNPEIDIVIELIGGYTIARDLVLKAIENGKHVVTANKALIAVHGNEIFAKAREKGVIVAFEAAVAGGIPVIKAIREGLSANRINWLAGIINGTGNFILTEMRDKGRAFPDVLAEAQALGYAEADPTFDVEGIDAAHKLTILASIAFGIPLQFDKAYTEGITQLTTADVNYAEALGYRIKHLGVARRTADGIELRVHPTLIPNDRLIANVNGVMNAVMVNGDAAGSTLYYGAGAGMEPTASSVVADLVDVVRAMTSDPENRVPHLAFQPDALSAHPILPIEACESAYYLRIQAKDHPGVLAQVASILSERGINIESIMQKEAEEQDGLVPMILLTHRVVEQRIDDAIVALEALQDVVGKVVRIRVEQLN from the coding sequence GTGAAACCGGTCAAAGTAGGCATCTGTGGGTTGGGGACCGTCGGTGGCGGAACCTTCAATGTACTTCAGCGCAACGCCGAGGAGATCGCCCGCCGTGCCGGGCGCGGTATTGAAGTGGCACAGATTGCCATGCGCTCGCAGAACCCGAACTGCCAGATTACCGGTACCCCCATTACCGCTGATGTGTTCGAAGTCGCGAGCAACCCCGAGATCGATATCGTCATCGAGCTGATCGGCGGCTACACCATAGCCCGCGACCTGGTGCTCAAGGCCATTGAAAACGGCAAGCACGTGGTCACCGCCAACAAGGCGCTGATCGCCGTGCACGGCAACGAGATCTTTGCCAAGGCCCGCGAGAAGGGCGTCATCGTCGCCTTCGAGGCTGCCGTGGCCGGTGGCATCCCGGTGATCAAGGCGATCCGCGAGGGCCTGTCGGCCAACCGCATCAACTGGCTGGCCGGGATCATCAACGGTACCGGCAACTTCATCCTCACCGAAATGCGCGACAAGGGCCGTGCCTTCCCCGATGTGCTGGCCGAAGCGCAGGCGCTGGGCTACGCCGAGGCCGACCCGACCTTCGACGTCGAAGGCATCGACGCCGCGCACAAGCTGACCATCCTGGCGTCCATCGCCTTCGGTATCCCGCTGCAGTTCGACAAGGCCTACACCGAAGGCATCACCCAGCTGACCACTGCTGACGTGAACTATGCCGAGGCCCTGGGCTATCGCATCAAGCACCTGGGCGTGGCCCGTCGCACCGCCGACGGCATCGAGCTGCGTGTGCACCCGACGCTGATCCCCAACGATCGCCTGATCGCCAACGTCAATGGCGTGATGAACGCGGTGATGGTCAATGGCGACGCCGCCGGCTCCACCTTGTACTACGGCGCCGGTGCCGGCATGGAGCCGACTGCCTCGTCGGTGGTCGCCGACCTGGTCGATGTGGTTCGCGCCATGACCTCCGACCCGGAGAACCGTGTACCGCACCTGGCCTTCCAGCCAGATGCGCTGTCGGCCCATCCGATCCTGCCGATCGAAGCCTGCGAAAGCGCCTACTACCTGCGTATCCAGGCCAAGGACCACCCGGGCGTGCTGGCGCAGGTCGCCAGTATCCTCTCGGAGCGCGGTATCAACATCGAGTCGATCATGCAGAAGGAAGCCGAGGAGCAGGATGGCCTGGTACCGATGATCCTGCTGACCCACCGTGTGGTCGAGCAGCGCATCGACGACGCCATCGTCGCCCTGGAAGCGCTCCAGGACGTGGTCGGCAAGGTCGTGCGTATCCGCGTCGAACAGCTCAACTAA
- the trmD gene encoding tRNA (guanosine(37)-N1)-methyltransferase TrmD, producing MGSLRVEVITLFPEMFSAITEYGITSRAVKQGLLQVTCWNPRDYTTDRHHTVDDRPFGGGPGMVMKIKPLEDALVSARQATGAAAKVIYLSPQGRKLTQQAVKGLAEQESLILIAGRYEGIDERFIEAHVDEEWSIGDYVLSGGELPAMVLIDAVTRLLPGALGHVDSAEEDSFTDGLLDCPHYTRPEVYADQRVPDVLLSGNHAHIRRWRMKQSLGRTFERRADLLESRSLSGEEKKLLEEYLRERDDS from the coding sequence ATGGGCAGCCTTCGCGTAGAAGTCATCACGTTGTTCCCCGAGATGTTCTCGGCCATCACGGAGTACGGCATTACCAGCCGTGCGGTGAAACAGGGGTTGCTGCAAGTGACCTGCTGGAACCCGCGGGACTACACCACAGATCGCCACCACACCGTGGATGATCGGCCGTTTGGCGGTGGTCCGGGCATGGTGATGAAGATCAAGCCTCTGGAAGACGCCCTGGTTAGCGCCAGGCAGGCGACTGGAGCTGCGGCAAAGGTGATCTACCTTTCGCCACAAGGCCGCAAGCTGACCCAGCAGGCGGTCAAAGGCTTGGCCGAACAGGAATCGTTGATCCTGATCGCCGGCCGTTATGAAGGCATCGACGAGCGCTTTATCGAGGCTCATGTCGATGAGGAGTGGTCGATTGGCGACTATGTGCTTTCCGGTGGCGAGCTGCCGGCCATGGTGCTGATCGATGCGGTTACGCGGCTGCTGCCCGGAGCTTTAGGGCATGTGGACTCGGCGGAGGAAGACTCTTTCACCGACGGTCTGCTGGATTGCCCGCACTACACCCGACCCGAGGTGTATGCGGATCAGCGTGTACCCGACGTGTTGCTTAGTGGCAACCATGCACATATCCGGCGATGGCGGATGAAGCAGTCCCTTGGTAGGACCTTCGAACGACGCGCCGATCTTCTGGAAAGTCGCTCGCTTTCTGGAGAAGAGAAGAAGCTGCTCGAGGAATACCTCCGCGAGCGGGACGATAGTTAA
- the rpsP gene encoding 30S ribosomal protein S16: MVTIRLARGGSKKRPFYHLTVTNSRNARDGRFVERVGFFNPIASGAEVKLSVNQERVTYWLSQGAQPSERVAQLLKEAAKAAA, translated from the coding sequence ATGGTAACCATTCGTCTGGCCCGTGGCGGCTCGAAAAAGCGCCCATTCTACCACCTGACCGTGACCAACTCGCGTAACGCCCGTGACGGCCGTTTCGTTGAGCGCGTTGGCTTCTTCAACCCGATCGCATCGGGCGCCGAAGTCAAGCTGTCGGTCAACCAAGAGCGCGTCACCTACTGGCTGAGCCAGGGCGCACAGCCGTCTGAGCGTGTTGCTCAGCTGCTGAAGGAAGCTGCCAAGGCTGCAGCCTGA
- a CDS encoding sodium:proton antiporter, whose product MNEQQILLSVGGIGAAALLCQWLAWRLKLPAILFLLLCGILAGPVLGWLQPQALFGPLLMPLVSLAVALILFEGSLTLHLSQWREIGSVVHRLVTVGALSTWLVIALATHWLLGFDWPLAILFGTLTLVTGPTVIVPMLRVVRPKAAIANILRWEGIVIDPIGALLAVVVYSFIIASAAGEGLSHSLATFAGVIFCGSALGAAGGWLLGQIMREQWLPEYLHNLASLAAVLGIFIAANQIVHESGLLAVTVMGMWLANMPGVDVRQILHFKENLSVLLISGLFILLAARLDLHALLALGPAVLALLLVIQLLARPLNVLLSTLGSPLSWRERALLAWIAPRGIVAAAVSAIFAIRLDQAGHEGALLLVPLTFAVIIGTVVLQSATARPLARLLKVAEPAPSGFLLVGANPPARAIAKALQQLGCRVLLTDSSWENIRAARMDNLPTYFGNPASQHADAHLDLVGLGHLLGLSPAGELNALACARFRHEFGQARLFVLASGLEKQRSDKHRASEEHRGQLLGARPMTYGQLAKLLHQGAELYSTTLTEAFSWSDYQQLHGPRATLLFARDGQGWVHVASPDNPLKPQPGWTLVALVEPELTEQPVAH is encoded by the coding sequence ATGAACGAACAGCAGATTCTTTTGAGTGTCGGCGGCATCGGCGCGGCGGCCCTGCTCTGCCAATGGCTGGCCTGGCGCCTGAAACTGCCGGCGATCCTGTTCCTGCTGCTGTGCGGCATCCTCGCCGGGCCAGTGCTGGGCTGGCTGCAACCGCAGGCATTGTTCGGCCCGTTGCTGATGCCACTGGTATCGCTGGCGGTGGCGCTGATCCTGTTCGAAGGCAGCCTCACACTGCATTTGTCGCAATGGCGCGAGATCGGCAGTGTGGTGCATCGCCTGGTCACCGTCGGCGCGCTGAGCACCTGGCTGGTGATCGCCCTGGCCACCCACTGGCTGCTGGGCTTCGACTGGCCCCTGGCGATCCTGTTCGGTACCTTGACCCTGGTCACCGGCCCCACGGTCATCGTACCCATGCTGCGGGTGGTGCGGCCGAAGGCGGCGATCGCCAATATCCTGCGCTGGGAAGGCATTGTCATCGACCCGATCGGCGCACTGCTGGCGGTGGTGGTCTACAGCTTCATCATCGCCAGCGCCGCCGGCGAAGGCCTAAGCCACAGCCTGGCGACCTTCGCCGGGGTGATTTTCTGCGGCAGCGCGCTCGGCGCCGCTGGAGGCTGGCTGCTCGGGCAGATCATGCGCGAGCAATGGCTGCCGGAGTATCTGCACAACCTGGCGTCGCTGGCCGCGGTGCTGGGCATCTTCATCGCCGCCAACCAGATCGTCCATGAATCGGGCCTGTTGGCGGTCACGGTCATGGGCATGTGGCTGGCCAACATGCCCGGCGTGGATGTGCGGCAGATCCTGCACTTCAAGGAGAACCTCAGCGTGCTGCTGATCTCCGGCCTGTTCATCCTTCTGGCGGCGCGGCTCGACCTGCACGCCCTGCTCGCCTTGGGCCCTGCGGTGCTGGCACTGCTGCTGGTAATCCAGTTGCTGGCCAGGCCGCTGAACGTGTTGCTGTCGACCCTGGGGTCGCCGCTGAGTTGGCGGGAACGGGCGCTGCTGGCCTGGATCGCGCCGCGGGGCATCGTCGCCGCGGCGGTATCGGCCATCTTCGCCATTCGCCTGGACCAGGCCGGGCATGAGGGCGCGCTGCTGCTGGTGCCACTGACCTTTGCCGTGATCATCGGTACCGTGGTCCTGCAAAGCGCCACCGCAAGGCCCTTGGCACGCCTGCTGAAGGTGGCAGAACCGGCGCCGAGCGGGTTTCTCCTGGTCGGCGCCAACCCACCTGCGCGCGCCATCGCCAAGGCGCTGCAACAACTGGGCTGCCGGGTGCTGCTGACCGATTCAAGCTGGGAGAACATCCGCGCTGCTCGCATGGACAACCTACCGACTTATTTTGGCAACCCCGCGTCACAGCACGCCGACGCCCACCTCGACCTGGTCGGGCTTGGCCACTTGCTGGGGCTGTCGCCGGCCGGCGAGCTCAATGCCCTGGCCTGCGCGCGCTTTCGCCATGAGTTCGGCCAGGCGAGGTTGTTCGTGCTGGCCAGCGGCCTGGAGAAACAGCGCAGCGACAAGCACCGGGCCAGCGAGGAACACCGCGGGCAGTTGCTGGGGGCGAGGCCGATGACCTATGGGCAACTGGCCAAACTGCTGCACCAGGGCGCCGAGCTGTACAGCACCACGTTGACCGAGGCATTCAGCTGGAGCGACTACCAGCAGTTGCATGGCCCACGGGCGACACTGCTGTTCGCCCGGGACGGGCAAGGCTGGGTACATGTGGCCAGCCCGGATAATCCGCTCAAGCCGCAGCCTGGGTGGACACTGGTGGCACTGGTGGAGCCGGAGCTGACCGAGCAGCCTGTGGCACATTGA
- the xerD gene encoding site-specific tyrosine recombinase XerD — MPALDHPLIDQFLDALWLEKGLSDNTRASYRSDLALFNGWLQEKHVLLPDAGRELILDHLAWRFDQGYKPRSTARFLSGVRGFFRYLLRERLIAVDPTLQVDMPQLGRPLPKSLSEADVEALLQAPDRGEAIGQRDRAMLEVLYACGLRVTELVSLTLDQVNLRQGVLRVMGKGSKERLVPMGEEAVVWIERYLRDGRAELLGGRPSDVLFPSQRGEQMTRQTFWHRIKHHARVAGIDKPLSPHTLRHAFATHLLNHGADLRVVQMLLGHSDLSTTQIYTHVAKARLQQLHAEHHPRG, encoded by the coding sequence ATGCCAGCACTGGACCACCCGCTGATCGACCAGTTCCTCGATGCCTTGTGGCTGGAAAAGGGGCTTTCCGACAACACCCGCGCTTCCTACCGCAGTGACCTGGCCTTGTTCAACGGCTGGCTGCAGGAAAAGCACGTGCTGTTGCCCGATGCCGGCCGCGAACTGATCCTCGATCACCTGGCCTGGCGCTTCGACCAAGGCTACAAGCCTCGCTCCACCGCGCGCTTCCTGTCCGGGGTGCGCGGCTTTTTCCGTTACTTGCTGCGCGAGCGGTTGATCGCCGTCGATCCGACCTTGCAGGTGGACATGCCGCAACTGGGCCGGCCACTGCCCAAGTCGCTGTCGGAGGCCGATGTCGAAGCCTTGCTGCAGGCCCCGGATCGCGGTGAGGCGATCGGCCAGCGCGACCGCGCCATGCTCGAAGTGCTCTATGCCTGCGGTTTGCGAGTGACCGAACTGGTCAGCCTGACCTTGGACCAGGTCAACCTGCGCCAGGGCGTGCTGCGGGTCATGGGCAAGGGCAGCAAGGAGCGCCTGGTGCCGATGGGCGAGGAAGCGGTGGTGTGGATCGAGCGCTACCTGCGCGATGGCCGCGCCGAGTTGCTGGGCGGCCGCCCCAGCGACGTGCTGTTCCCCAGCCAGCGCGGCGAGCAGATGACCCGCCAGACCTTCTGGCACCGTATCAAGCATCACGCGCGGGTGGCCGGGATCGACAAGCCGCTGTCCCCGCACACGCTGCGCCACGCCTTTGCCACGCACCTGCTCAACCATGGCGCCGACCTGCGTGTGGTGCAGATGCTGCTGGGGCACAGCGACCTGTCCACCACGCAGATCTACACCCATGTCGCCAAGGCCCGCCTGCAACAGCTGCATGCCGAACACCACCCCCGTGGATGA
- the rplS gene encoding 50S ribosomal protein L19 has translation MTNKIIQQLEAEQMSKEIPTFAPGDTIVVQVKVKEGDRSRLQAFEGVVIAKRNRGLNSAFTVRKISSGVGVERTFQTYSPQIDSLAVKRRGDVRKAKLYYLRDLSGKAARIKEKLS, from the coding sequence ATGACCAACAAGATCATCCAGCAGCTCGAAGCCGAGCAGATGAGCAAAGAGATCCCGACCTTCGCACCAGGCGACACCATTGTCGTCCAGGTCAAAGTGAAGGAAGGCGACCGCTCGCGTCTGCAGGCGTTCGAAGGCGTCGTTATCGCCAAGCGTAACCGCGGTCTGAACAGCGCCTTCACCGTGCGCAAGATCTCCAGCGGCGTTGGCGTAGAGCGTACCTTCCAGACCTACAGCCCGCAGATCGACAGCCTGGCCGTGAAACGTCGTGGTGACGTGCGTAAAGCCAAGCTGTACTACCTGCGTGACCTGTCCGGTAAAGCAGCTCGCATCAAGGAAAAACTGTCCTGA
- a CDS encoding inner membrane protein YpjD has translation MFSSPSLIPNLLAAFLYLAATVYQATGLARGARADKRLLGLLGTLAVIAQGGALFFQLITPLGLSLDFFSAASLIAVAVIGLTLLACLSIPVENLLVLLFPLGAVTALLAQFAPPGTVPLINEEPGILAHILLSILAYGLFTIAVFQALLLLLQDHQLKHKHPSGLIRNFPPLQTMESLLFGFLWAGWGLLSLSLISGWLFLDNLFAQHLVHKTLLACVAWIVFSVLLWGRTRLGWRGHKAIRWTLAGFCLLMLAYFGSKLVREFILHI, from the coding sequence ATGTTCTCTTCACCCAGCCTCATCCCCAACCTGCTCGCCGCCTTCCTTTATCTGGCCGCGACCGTCTACCAGGCCACCGGCCTGGCCCGTGGCGCCCGTGCCGACAAACGGCTGCTTGGCCTGCTCGGCACCCTGGCGGTCATCGCCCAGGGCGGCGCCCTGTTCTTCCAGCTGATCACGCCCCTGGGCCTGAGCCTCGACTTCTTCAGCGCCGCCAGCCTGATCGCCGTGGCGGTGATCGGCTTGACCCTGCTAGCCTGCCTGAGCATTCCCGTGGAGAACCTGCTGGTGCTGCTGTTCCCGCTCGGTGCGGTGACCGCGCTGCTGGCCCAGTTCGCGCCCCCCGGCACGGTGCCGCTGATCAACGAAGAGCCAGGCATCCTCGCCCATATCCTGCTGTCGATCCTGGCCTACGGCCTGTTCACCATCGCCGTGTTCCAGGCCCTGCTGCTGTTGCTGCAGGACCACCAACTCAAGCACAAGCACCCGTCCGGACTGATCCGCAACTTCCCGCCGCTGCAGACCATGGAAAGCCTGCTGTTCGGCTTCCTCTGGGCCGGCTGGGGGCTGCTGTCGCTGTCGCTGATATCCGGCTGGCTGTTCCTCGACAACCTGTTCGCCCAGCACCTGGTGCACAAGACGCTGCTGGCCTGTGTCGCCTGGATCGTCTTCAGCGTGCTGCTGTGGGGCCGCACCCGCCTCGGCTGGCGCGGTCACAAGGCGATCCGCTGGACCCTGGCCGGTTTCTGCCTGCTGATGCTGGCCTACTTCGGCAGCAAGCTGGTCCGCGAATTCATCCTGCACATCTGA
- a CDS encoding transporter associated domain-containing protein, with product MDTLPYAPLLGIITLALLWSALFTAVDCARQQLNGHGAPTLPAQGLVLGASLGKLLVLGLACLIGQRYSGEHGFWLAGLGASFTLLVLADYLPRRLARRNPQAFLDLGGNLLKLPLTLLQPLGCLLDGCAKVILRPFRVQPTAVALHPQQGDAFDEDEPAETSQHGLLEGLQALDKITVNDILVPRNEVDGINLDDPIEQIIEQLIISRHTRLPVYHNDINQVEAVLNTKLISHLLPRAELTQEKLQAACYEPYFVPESTPLQMQLLNFHKQQRRMGVVVDEYGEVLGIVTLEDILEEIVGEFEDEQNLDNPHVHPQPDGRFVIEGTASLREINRTLGWHLPCDGGPKTLNGLVTEALESIPESAVCLKIGRYRLEILETEDNCASKVLVWTLAR from the coding sequence ATGGACACTCTGCCGTACGCCCCGCTGCTCGGCATCATCACACTGGCCCTGCTGTGGTCGGCGCTGTTCACCGCGGTAGACTGCGCCCGCCAGCAGCTCAATGGCCACGGCGCCCCCACCCTGCCCGCCCAGGGCCTGGTGCTCGGCGCCAGCCTCGGCAAGTTGCTGGTACTGGGCCTGGCCTGCCTGATTGGCCAGCGCTACAGCGGTGAACACGGCTTCTGGCTGGCCGGCCTTGGCGCCAGTTTCACCCTGCTGGTGCTCGCCGACTACCTGCCGCGCCGCCTGGCACGCCGCAACCCGCAAGCCTTCCTGGACCTGGGCGGCAACCTGCTGAAATTGCCGCTGACGTTGCTGCAGCCGCTGGGCTGCCTGCTCGATGGCTGCGCCAAAGTGATCCTGCGCCCGTTCCGCGTGCAACCCACTGCGGTGGCACTGCACCCGCAGCAGGGCGACGCATTCGACGAAGACGAACCTGCCGAGACCAGCCAGCACGGCCTGCTGGAGGGCCTGCAGGCGCTGGACAAGATCACCGTCAACGACATCTTGGTACCGCGCAACGAAGTAGACGGCATCAACCTCGACGATCCCATCGAGCAGATCATCGAGCAACTGATCATCAGCCGCCACACGCGCCTGCCGGTCTATCACAACGACATCAACCAGGTAGAAGCCGTCCTCAACACCAAGCTGATCAGCCACCTGCTGCCGCGGGCAGAGCTCACCCAGGAGAAGCTCCAGGCCGCCTGCTACGAGCCCTACTTCGTGCCCGAGAGCACACCGCTGCAGATGCAGTTGCTGAACTTCCACAAGCAGCAGCGGCGCATGGGCGTGGTGGTGGACGAGTATGGCGAAGTACTGGGTATCGTCACTTTGGAAGACATCCTCGAAGAGATCGTTGGCGAGTTCGAGGACGAGCAGAACCTGGACAACCCGCATGTCCACCCTCAGCCTGATGGCCGCTTCGTCATCGAAGGGACGGCTTCGCTGCGCGAGATCAACCGTACCCTGGGCTGGCACCTGCCCTGCGACGGTGGGCCGAAAACCCTGAACGGCCTGGTCACCGAAGCACTTGAAAGCATTCCAGAAAGCGCTGTCTGCCTGAAAATTGGCAGATATCGGCTGGAAATCCTCGAAACCGAGGACAATTGCGCAAGCAAGGTACTGGTCTGGACACTGGCTCGATAG